The sequence below is a genomic window from Lolium perenne isolate Kyuss_39 chromosome 7, Kyuss_2.0, whole genome shotgun sequence.
TGCAGTCGCCAATCGACCTCTCGGTCTCCGTCTCCGGCCACCTCGCCTACCTCAACCACACCTACCGCCCCGCCGAGGCCTCCGTCGTCAATCGCGGCCACGACATCATGCTGAAGTTCCACGGCGACGCCGGGGCCGGGAGCCTGTGGATCAACGGCACCGCGTACCACCTCACGCAACTGCACTGGCACTCCCCCAGCGAGCACAGCGTGAACGGCCGCCGGTACAACATGGAGCTCCACATGGTTCACCTGAGCGCCGACAACAAGGCTGCCGTCATCGGCCTCCTCTACAAGATCGGAAGGCACAACGATTTCCTGCACAAGGTAGCTAGCTAGTTCTCTCCATCCATCTGCTGCCATCCTCTctctctatctatctatctatctatatataATCAGGGCGAATTAATTTATAGGGAAATTCTAAACTAATCCGTTAAGTTGCATGCATGCAGCTGGAGCCTTACCTGCAGAGTTTGGCGGAcaccaaggaaaaggaggagaagGTCGGCGTGGTGGATCCCTGGGACGCGAGGGGCGAGGGCGAAGCCTACTACCGCTACATGGGCTCCCTCACCACGCCATCATGTGACGAGGGGGTCATCTGGACCGTCGTCAACAGGGTACCTACGCCTGCACCTTGTTAATGACTTTTACCGACCACATTTAGACTATTATATTAATTAACGAGTACATGTCCAGTGTCATTGACACATACTACCTCCGATTTCAAAAAACAAGGCATATAAATTTTCTG
It includes:
- the LOC127319196 gene encoding alpha carbonic anhydrase 7, with protein sequence MRSARHLHLAVSALLLSAVVPAARAQQETDDELEFSYVCGSENGPENWGKIKEEWATCGSGRMQSPIDLSVSVSGHLAYLNHTYRPAEASVVNRGHDIMLKFHGDAGAGSLWINGTAYHLTQLHWHSPSEHSVNGRRYNMELHMVHLSADNKAAVIGLLYKIGRHNDFLHKLEPYLQSLADTKEKEEKVGVVDPWDARGEGEAYYRYMGSLTTPSCDEGVIWTVVNRVATVSSDQLKLLADAVHDGMEMNARPLQKVNNRDISFFCPDDHHEHYYAAADH